A genomic window from Streptomyces broussonetiae includes:
- a CDS encoding LysR family transcriptional regulator encodes MDQRIELRHLRYFLAVAEELHFGRAAQRLHIAQPALSQQIRQLEKIVGVELFQRTSRSVRLTDAGASFQPRARDLLSRLAADLDEAGRVGRGESGRLDVAFITSATAIVSERLRAFSRHRPDVQVKLHDGFTVDVLTALERGTADVGIVRDAEERSGIALTPLATERLVAVVPAHHPAARGDRLGVTALAADPLILFPRSAGPHAFDLNTQPLREAGIDVQVAQECSNWHTIIMLVAAGLGITIAPHSVTTLLPPGARRLELDGSPHVSRILMATRQGDNRPLVQAFIAAPETMKISVDGRSAKAQRIR; translated from the coding sequence ATGGACCAGCGCATCGAGCTCCGCCATCTGCGGTACTTCCTGGCCGTGGCCGAGGAACTCCACTTCGGCCGTGCCGCCCAGCGACTGCACATCGCTCAGCCGGCCCTGTCCCAGCAGATCAGACAGCTCGAGAAGATCGTCGGCGTCGAGCTGTTCCAGCGGACTTCCCGAAGCGTCCGCCTCACGGACGCGGGAGCATCGTTCCAGCCGCGCGCGAGGGACCTCCTGAGCCGTCTGGCGGCAGACCTCGACGAGGCCGGCCGGGTCGGCCGCGGCGAATCCGGCCGCCTCGATGTCGCCTTCATCACCTCGGCCACCGCGATCGTGAGCGAACGGCTCCGCGCGTTCTCCCGCCACCGTCCAGACGTCCAGGTCAAACTCCATGACGGCTTCACCGTTGATGTGCTGACGGCCCTGGAGCGGGGCACCGCCGATGTCGGGATCGTCCGGGACGCCGAGGAGCGCAGCGGCATCGCCCTTACCCCGTTGGCCACGGAACGCCTTGTCGCCGTAGTTCCGGCCCACCACCCCGCCGCGAGGGGCGACCGTCTAGGAGTCACGGCACTGGCGGCCGATCCACTGATCCTGTTCCCGCGATCAGCAGGACCTCACGCGTTCGACCTGAACACCCAGCCACTGAGAGAGGCCGGCATCGACGTCCAGGTCGCCCAGGAGTGCTCGAACTGGCACACCATCATCATGCTCGTCGCCGCCGGCCTGGGCATCACCATCGCTCCCCACAGCGTCACGACGCTGCTCCCCCCGGGCGCCCGGAGGCTCGAACTCGACGGGTCTCCTCACGTGAGCCGGATCCTGATGGCAACCCGCCAGGGCGACAACCGTCCCCTTGTGCAAGCTTTCATCGCAGCACCCGAGACCATGAAGATTTCCGTCGACGGCCGGTCAGCGAAAGCTCAAAGGATCAGATAA
- a CDS encoding Rossmann-fold NAD(P)-binding domain-containing protein, whose protein sequence is MDTDTSRGLDLPKAAPSAVADAILDGVAAGDDEIFPDPLSATLSKSRPTSPVKLLERSNAALAADPQ, encoded by the coding sequence GTGGACACCGACACGTCCCGGGGCCTGGACCTCCCCAAAGCCGCACCATCCGCCGTCGCGGATGCGATCCTCGACGGCGTGGCCGCCGGCGACGACGAGATCTTCCCCGATCCACTCTCGGCCACGCTGTCGAAGAGCCGGCCGACCAGCCCGGTGAAGCTGCTCGAACGCTCAAACGCCGCACTGGCAGCCGACCCTCAATGA
- a CDS encoding PAS and ANTAR domain-containing protein has protein sequence MSADSIPIGNEADEPTGVFVYRVAENSWWWSDEMYRLYGYAPDSVEPTNELFHEHQHPDDRETVEKALAAVMADGKPFGCYHRIMDTTGAEHAVVLVADGRTDDTGSVVTLRGFVLDVTEPVARHARDLASEDISKARGSQEDIDLARGILMAQYGVAADVALRVLRRQSQYTNRKLRELAQDLVAAAPTPADEPQHDVKHRIGAVLYPQGVD, from the coding sequence GTGAGCGCGGACTCCATTCCGATCGGTAACGAGGCAGACGAGCCGACCGGAGTGTTCGTGTATCGAGTCGCCGAGAACTCCTGGTGGTGGTCGGACGAGATGTACCGCCTCTACGGCTACGCACCGGACTCGGTAGAACCGACGAACGAACTTTTCCATGAGCACCAGCATCCAGACGACCGCGAAACAGTGGAGAAGGCCCTGGCGGCCGTCATGGCGGACGGCAAGCCGTTCGGTTGCTACCACCGCATCATGGACACCACAGGCGCCGAACATGCGGTTGTCCTGGTCGCCGACGGACGTACGGACGACACCGGCAGTGTGGTGACACTGCGCGGTTTCGTCCTGGACGTCACCGAACCCGTCGCCCGACACGCCCGCGACCTCGCCAGCGAGGACATCAGCAAGGCCAGGGGCAGCCAGGAGGACATCGATCTGGCGCGCGGGATTCTGATGGCCCAGTACGGCGTGGCGGCAGATGTGGCACTGCGGGTCTTGCGCCGGCAGTCCCAGTACACCAACAGGAAGCTAAGGGAGTTGGCCCAGGACCTCGTCGCCGCAGCTCCCACGCCCGCAGATGAGCCGCAGCACGACGTGAAGCACCGGATCGGCGCGGTCCTATACCCGCAAGGTGTCGACTGA
- a CDS encoding GNAT family N-acetyltransferase — translation MPYAPAPIAVSSIATQADADAFRVLNEEWISGLFTLEEADRAVLGDPFGRIVDPGGDVLLARTTGADAVVGCVALLAYPDAVFELAKMAVAPAAQGRGIGRRLVGAAIDRARVLGAAQVFLGTNSKLGPAIHLYEDAGFVRIPRDRLPVADYYARADVLMKLM, via the coding sequence ATGCCCTACGCCCCTGCGCCGATCGCGGTTTCTTCGATCGCCACCCAGGCTGACGCCGACGCGTTCCGTGTGTTGAACGAGGAGTGGATATCGGGCTTGTTCACGCTGGAAGAAGCGGACCGAGCCGTCCTCGGGGACCCGTTCGGCCGCATCGTGGACCCGGGCGGCGATGTTCTGCTGGCCCGTACCACGGGGGCCGACGCTGTCGTTGGCTGCGTGGCGCTCCTGGCCTACCCAGACGCGGTGTTCGAGCTGGCGAAGATGGCGGTGGCTCCTGCCGCGCAGGGACGCGGCATCGGCCGCCGGCTCGTCGGCGCGGCGATCGACCGCGCCCGCGTACTCGGTGCGGCCCAGGTGTTTCTCGGCACGAACAGCAAACTTGGCCCCGCCATCCACCTCTACGAGGACGCCGGATTCGTCAGGATCCCCCGCGACCGCCTCCCGGTGGCCGACTACTACGCCCGCGCGGACGTGCTGATGAAACTGATGTGA